The segment CTCATCTACATTATGTAAGCCCTTGGGATGAAATCAGGCCCCAGGGTTTAGAATAAGGAAGTTGTAATCGCAGAGATGACTCGAATAATGAGGGGATGGAATTAAGAATCGGGGGTTTTCCCTCATCCCCCGTTTGAATCAGACTTACATAAAATTATGGACTTACATAAAATATGGAAAAGAGTGCAATCAGCTCCTCATTTTCTCCCTGTATTTTTCGAGCTTCTTCCTCAGGTTCTCGTTTTTTAAAGCGAGAATCTCTATAGCAAGCAGTGCCGCGTTCTTCCCGTTGTCTATACCCACCGTTGCCACGGGAACCCCCGGCGGGAGCTGGACTATACTGAGGAGCGCATCAATTCCTCCAAGTTTGGCTGAGACGGGAACACCTATGACGGGTTTAACCGTATGCGACGCTATTACACCCGGCAATACGGCACTCAGCCCGGCTATCGCAATGAAGACGTCGTAGCCTTTCTTCGCGAGCTCTTCTACTTTCTTCGGATTCCTGTGAGCCGAAGCCACTTCAACGTCGTACTCAACGCCGAACTCATCGAGAACTGCGGTAACCTTCTCGGCTATATGCGAATCGCTTTTACTCCCCATCACCACCAGAACTTTCACGGCAATCACCGTTGACATAGAACAGTCGAAAATTTAAAAAAATACCGGAAAAATTAACAGATTAAAATCAAACACGTTCGAGAACTGGAACGTTTCCATCGAAGTGGTACGTGAACCTGATTACCTCACTCTTCATATCCGGGG is part of the Thermococcus sp. genome and harbors:
- the purE gene encoding 5-(carboxyamino)imidazole ribonucleotide mutase: MKVLVVMGSKSDSHIAEKVTAVLDEFGVEYDVEVASAHRNPKKVEELAKKGYDVFIAIAGLSAVLPGVIASHTVKPVIGVPVSAKLGGIDALLSIVQLPPGVPVATVGIDNGKNAALLAIEILALKNENLRKKLEKYREKMRS